In Candidatus Binataceae bacterium, the sequence TGTCGCCGTCGCGGACGAATTCACGAATCGCCGTCTTGAGATCCAGAATCAGCGCCATCGCCGTCGTGTCATCGCTGGTAGTACGGGGGAAGCTTCGCGTCCACGTTGACCCAAACCGACTTCGGACTGGTGTACTCTTCGATCGACTCGATACCGAGGTCGCGGCCGTAGCCGGAGCTGCGCACGCCGCCGAACGGCGATCCCGGGTTGGCGCGCTTGTAGCAATTGATCCACACCATCCCGGTCACGATCTGCCGCGCCACGCGATGCGCTCGCGCAAGGCTCGTGGTCCAGAGCCCCCCGCCGAGGCCGTAAACCGTATCGTTGGCGACGGCGACCACCTCATCCTCATCCTTGAACGTGCTGACGGTCACAAAGGGGCCGAAGACCTCTTCCTGGCAGACGCGATCCTTGGGCCGCGCGCGGACCACAGTCGGCATCACGTAGCATCCCTTGGCCAGTTCGGCATCGGCAGGCGCCTTGCCGCCGAGCAGGATTTCGCCGCCTTCTTCGCGCGCGACCTTGCAATAGGAAAGCACGCGGTCGCGATGAGCGGGCGAGGTCAGCGGCCCCATCTCGGTGTGCGGATCGAGCGGATTGCCGAGCCTGATCGACGCCGCCAGCTTCAGGAAGCGATCGAGAAATTGATCCGCGATCTTTTCATGCAGCAGCAGGCGCGAGCCCGCGATACAGGCCTGGCCCTGGTTGTGAAAGATCGCAAACGCGCTGCCGCCCAGCGCCGCGTCGAGGTCGGCGTCGTCGAACACGATATTGGCGCCCTTGCCGCCGAGCTCGAGCTGGACGCGCTTGAGGTTGCCCGAGGAAGCCTGCACGATTCTGCGCCCGGTCGCGGTCGATCCGGTAAACGCTATTTTCTGCACCTGCGGATGCTCGGCGAGGTATTGGCCAGCGACGTTGCCGTAGCCGGGCACAATATTCGCGACGCCGGGCGGGAAGCCGACCTCGCGCATCAGTTCCGCGATCTTGAGCGAGCTTAGCGGCGTAAGCTCGGCCGGCTTC encodes:
- a CDS encoding aldehyde dehydrogenase family protein translates to MQNKLFIGGEFVEAEARGRIEVFNPHDNSKIADVAEAREADIDKAVAAANKAFPAWRGLAAADRGRLLLKLADAIESRAEELAHVESIDTGHPIRDTRMLDVPRTAATFRYFGGMADKLQGRLVPVDPGFLNYVEREPLGVVGQVVPWNFPIMFTSWKMGPALAAGNCVVLKPAELTPLSSLKIAELMREVGFPPGVANIVPGYGNVAGQYLAEHPQVQKIAFTGSTATGRRIVQASSGNLKRVQLELGGKGANIVFDDADLDAALGGSAFAIFHNQGQACIAGSRLLLHEKIADQFLDRFLKLAASIRLGNPLDPHTEMGPLTSPAHRDRVLSYCKVAREEGGEILLGGKAPADAELAKGCYVMPTVVRARPKDRVCQEEVFGPFVTVSTFKDEDEVVAVANDTVYGLGGGLWTTSLARAHRVARQIVTGMVWINCYKRANPGSPFGGVRSSGYGRDLGIESIEEYTSPKSVWVNVDAKLPPYYQR